A region from the Haloarcula limicola genome encodes:
- the htpX gene encoding zinc metalloprotease HtpX codes for MQWQTDWGLRGRMAVTMFLLFALYVTFLGFVVLFFGDRLFPVVLVMALFLGAQFFFSDKLALYSMGAREVEPDEYPELHRMVERLSQQADLPKPKVAIADSRTPNAFATGRSQKSAAVCVTTGLMNMLDEDELEGVIAHELAHVKNRDVMVMTIASFLSTIAFLIVRWGWLFSGGRDRGGQQQAPVIVAILASLVVWIVSFLLIRALSRYREFAADRGGAAITGRPASLASALMKIDSGMEKVPKDDLRGQSEMNAFFIVPISVGWIGKLFRTHPTTEKRIERLRNLERDLESR; via the coding sequence ATGCAGTGGCAAACCGACTGGGGACTGCGCGGCCGGATGGCAGTGACGATGTTCCTGCTGTTCGCGCTGTACGTCACGTTCCTCGGTTTCGTCGTCCTCTTCTTCGGCGACCGGCTGTTCCCCGTCGTCCTCGTGATGGCGCTGTTCCTGGGCGCACAGTTCTTCTTCAGCGACAAACTCGCGCTGTACTCGATGGGCGCGCGGGAAGTCGAGCCCGACGAGTACCCGGAACTCCACCGGATGGTCGAACGGCTCTCCCAGCAGGCCGACCTGCCGAAACCGAAGGTGGCAATCGCCGACTCCCGCACCCCGAACGCCTTCGCGACGGGCCGCTCCCAGAAGAGCGCCGCCGTCTGCGTGACGACGGGCCTGATGAACATGCTCGACGAGGACGAGTTGGAGGGCGTTATCGCCCACGAACTCGCCCACGTCAAGAACCGCGACGTGATGGTGATGACCATCGCCTCGTTCCTCTCGACCATCGCCTTCCTCATCGTCCGCTGGGGGTGGCTGTTCAGCGGCGGCCGCGACCGCGGCGGCCAGCAGCAGGCCCCGGTCATCGTCGCCATCCTCGCCTCGCTGGTCGTGTGGATCGTCTCGTTCCTGCTCATCCGCGCGCTCAGCCGCTACCGCGAGTTCGCCGCCGACCGCGGCGGCGCGGCCATCACCGGCCGCCCCGCCTCGCTCGCCTCGGCGCTGATGAAGATCGACAGCGGGATGGAGAAAGTGCCCAAGGACGACCTGCGCGGCCAGTCGGAGATGAACGCCTTCTTCATCGTCCCCATCAGCGTCGGCTGGATCG
- a CDS encoding NAD-dependent epimerase/dehydratase family protein, which yields MTETVLVTGGRGRSGRWICDRLAGEYHVVCVDLDHPGWEVPERERVEFKAVDATEGAEVRDLVSEYDPDAVVHWAAIPAPERHAGTRVFETNVSAAYNVLDAAGRAGADIVWASSESAYGLAFAEETPLPAYLPVDESHPMAPEDPYGTSKVAGEEIAKMVARRDGVSVASVRPSWIQYPGEYACRDAAEADLDGGAGNCWSYVDVRDVATLVEAALDADFDGHEAFHAAAAENYVGRPTAELVEEHWGELPEECELDGEQSALSTAKARGLLDWAPEHDWREAADADVPEPSLLGE from the coding sequence ATGACCGAGACAGTTCTCGTCACCGGCGGTCGCGGCCGCTCCGGACGCTGGATCTGTGACCGCCTCGCGGGCGAGTACCACGTCGTCTGCGTCGATTTGGACCACCCCGGCTGGGAGGTGCCCGAACGCGAGCGCGTCGAGTTCAAGGCCGTCGACGCCACCGAGGGGGCCGAGGTCCGTGATCTGGTGAGTGAATACGACCCCGATGCCGTCGTCCACTGGGCGGCGATTCCGGCCCCCGAGCGCCACGCCGGCACGCGCGTCTTCGAGACGAACGTCTCGGCGGCGTACAACGTCCTCGACGCCGCCGGGCGCGCCGGGGCGGATATCGTCTGGGCGTCCTCCGAGAGCGCCTACGGGCTGGCCTTCGCCGAGGAGACGCCCCTGCCGGCGTATCTCCCCGTCGACGAGAGCCACCCGATGGCCCCCGAAGACCCCTACGGCACGTCGAAGGTGGCCGGCGAGGAGATCGCGAAGATGGTCGCGCGCCGCGACGGCGTCTCCGTCGCCTCGGTTCGGCCGTCCTGGATCCAGTACCCCGGCGAGTACGCCTGCCGCGACGCGGCCGAGGCCGATCTCGACGGCGGCGCGGGCAACTGCTGGTCGTACGTCGACGTCCGGGACGTGGCGACGCTGGTCGAGGCGGCGCTCGACGCCGACTTCGACGGTCACGAGGCGTTCCACGCCGCCGCGGCGGAGAACTACGTCGGCCGACCGACCGCGGAACTGGTCGAAGAGCACTGGGGCGAGCTTCCCGAGGAGTGCGAACTCGACGGCGAGCAGTCCGCGCTCTCGACCGCGAAGGCCCGAGGTCTGTTGGATTGGGCACCCGAGCACGACTGGCGCGAGGCCGCAGACGCCGACGTCCCGGAGCCGAGCCTCCTCGGCGAGTAG
- a CDS encoding 60S ribosomal export protein NMD3, which translates to MSRSGAFCPRCGEEISEPPTDRPELPGAQRDSERVLCDACYFEEFDLVDAPEEIQVRVCAQCGAVHRGNRWVDVGAEDYTDIAVEQVSEALGIHVDAQSVAWQVAPEQVDKNNIRMHAEFSGVVRGTPVTEEVVVPVSISRQTCERCGKIAGGSFASIVQVRAEGRDPTDEEVSRARTIAEEYVAAREATGSRDAFITETKELDEGLNMKISTNKLGQGVAKRITEQLGGSYSDSKRLVTEDEDGQKLYRMSYAVRLPRYQRGEVIDPEDGDGPVLVRSIQGNLKGTRLATGEQYEASFEESEAPDATRLGFREDGERTTLVAVEDENAVQVLDPETFESKTVARPDYLDTDADEVPVIKSRAGLHVLPANDEREDEA; encoded by the coding sequence ATGAGCCGGTCCGGAGCCTTCTGTCCGCGGTGCGGCGAGGAGATATCCGAGCCGCCCACGGACCGACCCGAGCTGCCGGGCGCGCAGCGGGACTCCGAGCGAGTCCTCTGTGACGCCTGCTACTTCGAGGAGTTCGACCTCGTGGACGCCCCCGAGGAGATCCAGGTGCGGGTGTGCGCCCAGTGCGGCGCGGTCCACAGGGGCAACCGCTGGGTCGACGTGGGCGCGGAGGACTACACCGACATCGCCGTCGAACAGGTCAGCGAGGCGCTGGGCATCCACGTCGACGCCCAGTCGGTCGCCTGGCAGGTCGCGCCCGAACAGGTCGATAAGAACAACATCCGGATGCACGCCGAGTTCTCGGGCGTCGTCCGCGGGACGCCCGTCACCGAGGAGGTCGTCGTCCCCGTCAGCATCTCCCGACAGACCTGCGAGCGCTGCGGGAAGATCGCCGGCGGCTCCTTCGCAAGCATCGTGCAGGTGCGCGCGGAGGGCCGCGACCCGACCGACGAGGAGGTCTCGCGCGCGAGGACCATCGCCGAGGAGTACGTCGCGGCCCGCGAGGCCACGGGGTCCCGCGACGCGTTCATCACCGAGACGAAGGAACTGGACGAGGGGCTGAACATGAAGATCTCGACGAACAAGCTCGGCCAGGGCGTCGCGAAGCGCATCACGGAACAGCTGGGCGGGTCCTACTCCGATTCGAAGCGCCTCGTCACGGAGGACGAGGACGGCCAGAAGCTCTACCGGATGTCCTACGCCGTCCGCCTCCCCCGCTATCAGCGGGGCGAGGTCATCGACCCGGAGGACGGCGACGGCCCCGTGCTGGTCCGGTCGATACAGGGCAACCTCAAGGGAACCCGATTGGCGACCGGCGAGCAGTACGAGGCCAGTTTCGAGGAGAGCGAAGCGCCCGACGCCACCCGCCTCGGGTTCCGCGAGGACGGCGAGCGGACGACGCTCGTCGCCGTCGAGGACGAGAACGCCGTGCAGGTGTTAGACCCCGAGACCTTCGAGAGCAAGACGGTCGCCCGGCCGGACTACCTCGACACCGACGCCGACGAGGTACCGGTCATCAAGAGCCGAGCGGGCCTGCACGTCTTACCAGCGAACGACGAGCGCGAGGACGAGGCGTGA
- a CDS encoding class I SAM-dependent methyltransferase → MSERDADRRFAVVVAKPRTQAVIDALREEGVYDDDRSVRSWDGDSVAIPVTDPPQSVEVREVVEQVGEPRLRGLEDHLRERGWTDDELDAAPSSWAVVGSVVLVKLGDSPRPEEVGEALLALHGEADTVLARGGIDGAHREPDVTFLAGEGDTETIHTEHGTKYALDLAEVMFSPGNEAERVRMGKTVEEGETVLDMFAGIGYFTLPMARAGASVTAIERNPTAFRYLVENAMLNDVSERVTPYRADCRDVIREGLSSGEGLGGDGRVDRVMMGYYEAHEYLDSALSALSPGGVVHVHEATPDDLVFERPIGRLEAAAADADRSVEILDTRRVKGYSEGVAHVVVDARIE, encoded by the coding sequence ATGTCTGAGCGCGACGCCGACCGGCGGTTCGCCGTCGTCGTGGCGAAACCCCGAACGCAGGCGGTCATCGACGCCCTACGGGAAGAGGGCGTCTACGACGACGACCGGAGCGTCCGGTCGTGGGACGGCGACAGCGTCGCGATCCCGGTGACCGACCCACCGCAGTCCGTCGAGGTCCGAGAGGTCGTCGAGCAGGTCGGCGAGCCGCGTCTCCGCGGTCTGGAGGACCACCTCCGCGAGCGCGGCTGGACCGACGACGAACTCGACGCCGCCCCCTCGTCGTGGGCCGTCGTCGGCAGCGTCGTCCTCGTGAAACTGGGCGACAGCCCCCGCCCCGAGGAAGTGGGCGAGGCGCTGCTTGCCCTCCACGGCGAGGCCGACACGGTGCTCGCTCGCGGCGGCATCGACGGCGCGCACCGCGAACCCGACGTGACGTTCCTCGCGGGCGAGGGCGACACCGAGACGATCCACACCGAACACGGGACGAAGTACGCGCTGGACCTCGCCGAGGTGATGTTCTCGCCGGGAAACGAGGCCGAGCGCGTTCGGATGGGCAAAACCGTCGAAGAAGGCGAGACCGTCCTCGACATGTTCGCCGGTATCGGCTACTTCACGCTGCCGATGGCGCGGGCCGGCGCGTCCGTCACCGCTATCGAGCGCAACCCGACCGCCTTCCGCTACCTGGTCGAGAACGCGATGCTCAACGACGTGAGCGAGCGCGTGACGCCCTACCGAGCGGACTGCCGGGACGTGATTCGCGAGGGGCTGTCGAGCGGAGAGGGTCTCGGCGGGGACGGGCGCGTCGACCGCGTGATGATGGGCTATTACGAGGCACACGAGTACCTCGACTCGGCGCTGTCCGCGCTCTCGCCCGGCGGCGTCGTCCACGTGCACGAGGCGACCCCCGATGACCTCGTCTTCGAGCGGCCGATCGGCCGACTCGAAGCCGCGGCGGCCGACGCCGACCGCTCCGTGGAGATTCTCGACACCCGTCGCGTGAAGGGGTACAGCGAGGGCGTCGCCCACGTCGTCGTCGACGCGCGGATCGAGTGA
- a CDS encoding Gfo/Idh/MocA family protein, which produces MSNATDSVRLGVVGLGFMGQTHATNARDLGHEVVAGADVVAETREEFARSYDATTYEDFEEMYRAESLDAVAVSTPNSFHEAAVVAALSHGYDALCEKPLADDLAAAERMAAAAEDSEGFCMVNFHNRIMPAVEVFKGYQEEGKFGDVTAIQANYVRSRGIPGVGSWFTNEELSGGGAVIDIGVHAIDLALYLMGYPAVEEVSAVTRTEFGEKDEYVDPDDWYEATGEAVFDVEDSATAMIRCAGDRTITLEVAWAANQAETREFVVRGTDAGARLELGGEELALFDAGRQGTDHLVESQVVDASLDHTGWAGSDKLFLDAVARGAAPERNTIDQALTVQRVIDAIYRSGESGTVAVVGEDDAAGSGERPE; this is translated from the coding sequence ATGAGCAACGCCACTGACTCGGTTCGGCTCGGCGTCGTCGGCCTCGGTTTCATGGGCCAGACCCACGCCACGAACGCCCGCGACCTCGGCCACGAGGTCGTCGCCGGCGCGGACGTCGTCGCCGAGACGCGCGAGGAGTTCGCGCGGTCCTACGACGCGACGACCTACGAGGACTTCGAGGAGATGTACCGCGCCGAATCGCTCGACGCCGTCGCGGTGTCGACGCCGAACTCGTTTCACGAGGCCGCCGTCGTCGCCGCGCTCTCCCACGGCTACGACGCCCTCTGTGAGAAGCCGCTCGCGGACGACTTAGCGGCCGCGGAGCGGATGGCCGCGGCCGCCGAGGACTCCGAGGGGTTCTGCATGGTGAACTTCCACAACCGCATCATGCCCGCCGTCGAGGTGTTCAAGGGGTATCAGGAGGAGGGGAAGTTCGGCGACGTGACGGCGATTCAGGCGAACTACGTCCGCTCTCGCGGCATCCCCGGCGTCGGCTCCTGGTTCACCAACGAGGAGCTATCGGGCGGCGGCGCGGTCATCGACATCGGCGTCCACGCCATCGACCTGGCGCTGTACCTGATGGGGTACCCGGCCGTCGAGGAGGTCTCCGCCGTCACCCGGACCGAGTTCGGCGAGAAGGACGAGTACGTCGACCCCGACGACTGGTACGAGGCGACCGGCGAGGCGGTCTTCGACGTGGAGGACTCGGCGACGGCGATGATCCGCTGTGCCGGCGATCGAACGATCACGCTGGAGGTCGCGTGGGCCGCGAACCAGGCGGAGACGAGGGAGTTCGTCGTCCGCGGGACCGACGCCGGTGCCAGGCTCGAACTCGGCGGCGAGGAGCTGGCGCTGTTCGACGCCGGTCGGCAGGGGACCGACCACCTCGTCGAGTCGCAGGTCGTGGACGCCTCGCTCGACCACACCGGGTGGGCCGGGAGCGACAAGCTGTTCCTCGACGCCGTGGCGCGCGGAGCGGCACCGGAACGAAACACCATCGACCAGGCGCTGACGGTACAGCGCGTCATCGACGCCATCTATCGGTCCGGCGAGTCCGGAACGGTCGCCGTCGTCGGCGAGGACGACGCCGCCGGCTCGGGCGAGCGGCCCGAGTGA